The Candidatus Latescibacterota bacterium genome contains a region encoding:
- a CDS encoding polysaccharide biosynthesis protein, whose translation MMDENRKKILIVGAGEAGRMVADEIKSHPGLDAVVTGFLDDDPGLSGGKIGEAYVLGNTAQLQDVVRTYGIGEIIIAVPTAPGRFVRDMVRRCRKAGIPYKIVPGVMEIIKGDVHIDQIREVRVEDLLGRETVSFDVDSARKHFAGKRVMVTGAGGSIGSELCRQIAAAEPEGIVLFGRGENSIFDIEEDLKAVNPDLDVGMVIGNLTDAGKIERMITTYSPHIVFHAAAHKHVHYMERDPSEAVTNNVKGSINLIRACNRAGVERFVFISSDKAADPTGVMGATKRVVEIFLREFDGDDRCSYITVRFGNVIGSRGSVVPLFLRQIARGGPVTVSDEEATRFFMTVREAASLVIRSSIIGNGGEIFILDMGEPVNILEMARDIIMLTGHEPGSEIPIRITGLRDGEKLHEVLTSEKELLQPSEDDKIISAISSGEVSGNITGEIDLLIEEAEKGDQDEVLLRLSAIIPGFNANKRPLS comes from the coding sequence ATGATGGACGAGAATCGAAAGAAAATCCTGATCGTAGGTGCAGGTGAAGCCGGCAGAATGGTCGCTGATGAGATCAAGTCGCATCCCGGCCTCGATGCTGTGGTCACTGGATTTCTTGACGATGATCCGGGACTGTCGGGAGGGAAGATAGGAGAAGCCTATGTGCTTGGAAATACAGCCCAGCTTCAGGATGTCGTCAGGACTTACGGAATAGGGGAGATTATAATCGCTGTGCCGACGGCGCCTGGGAGATTCGTGCGGGACATGGTACGGCGCTGCCGCAAGGCCGGGATTCCCTACAAGATCGTTCCCGGTGTTATGGAGATCATAAAGGGTGATGTTCACATCGATCAGATCAGGGAAGTGAGGGTGGAGGATCTTCTTGGAAGAGAGACGGTAAGTTTCGATGTGGATTCAGCCAGAAAACATTTTGCCGGGAAGCGTGTCATGGTGACCGGGGCAGGCGGTTCGATCGGGAGCGAGCTCTGCAGGCAGATAGCGGCAGCGGAACCCGAAGGCATAGTCCTGTTCGGCAGGGGTGAGAACAGTATCTTTGATATCGAGGAAGATCTGAAGGCAGTCAATCCGGACCTGGATGTGGGTATGGTGATAGGGAATCTTACTGATGCGGGAAAGATAGAAAGAATGATTACAACTTATTCTCCACATATCGTCTTTCACGCTGCTGCCCACAAACATGTGCATTATATGGAAAGAGATCCTTCAGAAGCGGTCACAAACAATGTAAAAGGAAGCATAAACCTGATAAGGGCCTGTAATCGTGCTGGAGTCGAACGTTTTGTTTTCATTTCCAGCGACAAGGCGGCAGATCCGACAGGCGTTATGGGAGCTACCAAGAGAGTCGTCGAGATCTTTCTGCGTGAGTTTGACGGAGATGACAGGTGCAGCTATATCACTGTCAGGTTCGGAAACGTCATAGGAAGTCGGGGCAGCGTTGTCCCACTTTTCCTTAGGCAGATCGCTCGTGGAGGCCCGGTTACTGTCAGCGACGAAGAAGCGACAAGATTCTTTATGACGGTCCGTGAAGCCGCATCACTCGTAATCAGGTCTTCGATAATCGGTAATGGGGGAGAAATTTTCATTCTCGATATGGGAGAGCCTGTGAATATCCTTGAGATGGCGAGGGATATCATCATGCTTACCGGACATGAACCTGGCTCTGAGATCCCGATCAGAATCACCGGGCTTAGAGATGGTGAAAAGCTTCACGAAGTCCTGACAAGTGAAAAAGAACTCCTGCAGCCATCAGAGGACGACAAGATCATTTCCGCGATCTCTTCAGGTGAGGTCTCAGGAAACATCACAGGCGAGATCGATCTTCTGATCGAGGAAGCGGAAAAGGGTGACCAGGATGAAGTTCTTCTTCGTTTATCCGCTATCATTCCTGGTTTTAACGCCAATAAAAGACCTCTTTCCTGA